In Odontesthes bonariensis isolate fOdoBon6 chromosome 9, fOdoBon6.hap1, whole genome shotgun sequence, the following proteins share a genomic window:
- the st14a gene encoding ST14 transmembrane serine protease matriptase a: MDHMDSGLRYTPKVDKQWESSVQFLPASDNKKFEKKKGPGKAGAVVGVVIFAAVIALMTGLLVWHFHFRKDVRVKRMYSGSMRITNQAFENAYENSNSSEFQALAKQVIQQLKAIYTKSPLLAKYYFGSTVQAFSEGSVIAYYLSEFTVPVGQEAAVDKIMSSLETLVEKEKRALKRPSNSLVLTDMMSSALDSRIVQSSFNKFLRFSEHTRTNYIGQIQSPGFPDSPYPPNTFIQWELRADPGYVIKLDFDTINLEEDCKNDFVKIYDSLVAIESRVMEEMCGYSSPSEPLTFLSSGNVMLVTMVTNQHKNYPGFRAKVSQIRRGEMSCGGQLSGQKGSFSSPNFPNYYPPQTTCQWSIQVNNDKVVKVTFKKFLLAEPGQETGKNCRKDYVEINNKKLCGEFSETLTETSKTNKMSVTFYSDDSYVDRGFTAEFEAIDVTDPCPKEFQCNNQNCINSELRCDGWNDCGDMSDEMGCKCSSKSINCRNGLCKPKFWKCDGVDDCGDSTDEMDCGGCKAGEMTCKNNKCVSEKKHCDGRDDCGDGSDELNCEGSSDVLCSDTTYRCKNDKCISKVNPECDENKDCEDGSDEENCDCGMRMFRTSRIVGGENAEEGEFPWQVSLHVKNFGHVCGATIIGPKWLVTAAHCVQDDPKTRYSQPGTWEAYLGLHIQRQTASHVVKRNLIRIIPHPNYNSFTFDNDIALMELDSPVAYSDHIRPICLPSSQHDFPASETVWITGWGATREGGNAATALQKAQVRIINHSVCNDLMGGAITSRMLCAGVLSGGVDACQGDSGGPLSSPGKKGMFLAGVVSWGDGCARRNKPGIYTTVTKFRGWIKEKTGV, from the exons ATGGACCACATGGACAGTGGACTGAGATACACCCCAAAAGTG GACAAACAGTGGGAATCCTCTGTGCAGTTCCTGCCAGCATCCGATAACAAAAAGTTTGAGAAGAAAAAGGGTCCGGGGAAGGCTGGCGCTGTGGTCGGCGTGGTGATATTTGCTGCTGTTATTGCCCTTATGACCGGACTGCTGGTCTGGCATTTCCACT TCCGTAAAGATGTGCGGGTCAAAAGAATGTACAGCGGCTCCATGCGGATCACCAACCAAGCGTTTGAAAACGCCTACGAGAACTCCAACTCCTCCGAGTTTCAGGCGCTGGCGAAGCAGGTGATTCAACAG CTTAAAGCCATCTACACCAAAAGTCCACTGCTGGCCAAATACTATTTTGGCTCTACAGTTCAGGCTTTCAG TGAAGGCAGCGTTATTGCCTACTACCTGTCTGAGTTCACAGTCCCCGTGGGCCAAGAGGCAGCTGTTGACAAAATTATGTCTTCGCTGGAAACTCTGGTAGAAAAAGAGAAACGTGCATTGAAGAGACCGTCTAACTCCCTGGTCCTTACAGACATGATGTCTTCAG CGCTTGATTCCCGAATAGTGCAGTCGTCTTTCAACA AATTTCTTAGGTTCTCAGAACACACAAGGACTAATTACATTGGGCAGATCCAGTCCCCCGGCTTCCCCGACAGCCCGTATCCGCCCAACACCTTCATCCAGTGGGAGCTGCGCGCAGACCCCGGCTACGTCATCAAGCTTGACTTTGATACCATAAATCTGGAAGAGGACTGCAAGAATGACTTTGTCAAAATCTACGACTCCCTGGTGGCCATCGAGAGCAGAGTTATGGAAGA GATGTGTGGGTATTCTTCTCCCAGTGAACCCCTGACTTTTCTGTCCTCTGGAAACGTCATGCTGGTGACGATGGTCACAAACCAACATAAGAACTACCCAGGTTTTCGAGCAAAAGTCTCACAAATTCGACGTGGAG AAATGAGCTGCGGTGGCCAGCTGTCGGGTCAGAAAGGCAGCTTTTCGTCGCCAAACTTCCCAAACTACTATCCTCCTCAAACCACCTGTCAGTGGTCGATCCAG GTCAACAATGATAAGGTGGTGAAGGTGACCTTTAAAAAGTTCCTCTTGGCTGAGCCTGGGCAGGAAACCGGCAAGAACTGCCGCAAAGACTACGTGGAAATCAACAATAAGAA GCTGTGTGGAGAATTCTCTGAAACACTTACTGAAACCAGCAAAACCAACAAAATGAGCGTGACGTTTTACTCTGACGACTCGTACGTGGACAGAGGTTTCACTGCAGAGTTCGAGGCCATCGACGTCACAGACC CTTGTCCGAAAGAGTTCCAGTGCAATAATCAAAACTGCATCAATTCTGAGCTGAGGTGCGACGGCTGGAATGATTGTGGAGACATGAGCGATGAGATGGGATGCA AGTGCAGTTCAAAGAGTATCAACTGTAGAAATGGATTGTGtaagcccaagttctggaaatgTGATGGCGTGGATGACTGCGGTGACAGCACGGATGAGATGGACTGTG GTGGATGTAAAGCTGGAGAGATGACCTGCAAGAATAACAAATGTGTGTCTGAGAAGAAGCACTGCGATGGAAGGGACGACTGCGGGGACGGCTCCGACGAGCTCAACTGTGAAGGAA GCTCTGACGTGCTCTGCAGCGATACGACATACAGATGTAAAAACGATAAATGCATCAGTAAAGTGAACCCAGAGTGTGACGAGAATAAGGACTGTGAAGACGGATCTGATGAGGAGAACTGCG ACTGTGGGATGAGGATGTTCAGAACCTCGCGTATTGTGGGCGGAGAGAATGCGGAAGAAGGAGAGTTTCCGTGGCAGGTCAGCCTCCATGTCAAAAATTTCGGCCACGTGTGTGGAGCGACCATCATCGGTCCAAAATGGCTGGTCACCGCTGCCCACTGTGTGCAAGATGACCCCAAGACGAG ATATTCGCAGCCCGGCACTTGGGAGGCTTACCTCGGCCTTCACATCCAGCGGCAGACAGCGAGTCACGTCGTGAAGAGGAACCTGATACGGATCATTCCCCACCCAAATTACAACTCCTTCACCTTTGACAATGACATCGCCCTGATGGAGCTGGACAGTCCCGTCGCGTACTCTGACCACATCAGGCCCATCTGCCTGCCATCGTCCCAGCATGATTTTCCAGCTAGTGAGACTGTGTGGATCACAGGGTGGGGCGCCACACGAGAAGGAG GAAATGCTGCAACAGCCCTCCAAAAGGCCCAGGTCCGAATCATAAACCACTCTGTGTGTAACGACTTAATGGGCGGGGCGATCACATCCCGGATGCTGTGTGCTGGAGTGCTGAGTGGAGGAGTGGATGCTTGTCAG GGAGACTCTGGCGGCCCTCTATCCAGTCCAGGTAAAAAGGGTATGTTCCTGGCAGGAGTGGTGAGTTGGGGTGACGGCTGCGCTCGCAGAAACAAACCAGGCATCTACACGACAGTCACCAAATTCCGAGGCTGGATCAAAGAAAAGACGGGAGTGTAA
- the dhx34 gene encoding putative ATP-dependent RNA helicase DHX34: MDSDRRRDSRSWDWDRPHCRAQLDEIFFRKHDYIQAGSTEHKEFWAFFDRFQRFKIKREMPGAGRKEERVEEKERRRTSAAAVDLGLPTVYDARYRINVSVCTGDIEERLKKSDHRSSRRSSGPGTQEISDCRLALLHFLDFSQKQSFGKLAKLRRDQKNLPIFQYRDRIVELVRLNPVVVVAGDTGCGKSTQVPQYLLSAGFSHISCTQPRRIACISLAKRVSFESLNQYGSKVGYQIRFETTRTTATKLIFLTEGLLLRQIQQDKTLAQYQVMIVDEVHERHLHCDFLLGVLRSLLADRPDLRLILMSATINIKLFSEYFNSAPVLQVPGRLFPIQVTYQPIPAEEQPSRSEKLDPRPYLRILQGIDQRYPPEERGDLLVFLSGVAEISTIQEACQIYATHTRRWIVLPLHSTLSLAQQDKVFDIAPPGVRKCIISTNIAETSVTIDGVRFVVDSGKVKEMSFDPKAKMQRLQEFWISRASSEQRKGRAGRTGPGVCYRLYAESDYDAFAPYPVPEIHRVALDSLILQMKSMDLGDPLSFVFIDPPPAASIQTAVTYLKEQGALDSRGELTSIGSLLAKLPVDVVIGKMLVLGSVFNLVEPVLTVAAALSVQSPFLRSSQHNPDCATARQPLHSNQGDPFTLLNTFNAWVEVKGERGGASRKWCRRRGLEEQRLYEMVNLRRQFKDLLRSHGLLESEDSAPSGGDRWHRRGRLTERKKLHQLKRDHEQQEGSKRKVLRLEEGQDGEFSSGSDTETTGKGKKNKEGPGQNVDIQEVKFKLRHNVSELQEAVNVSQDLSSRQQALLKLLLCRGLYPQLALPDEHNSTRKDSEQVFHTRNKQGVVIHPTSVFASDPEVLHVPEDENREMGPDRKDSSRHQLLAFVTLLETNRPYLSNCVRVPALQAVMLVANSVDTNADCTRLVVDGWLELELKEPGEALRILSTALTLRSEWERLLQTQLDPTVQGMSRRDTEKLGGELVRFLLYTEVSYSLRRLAAFQTQNLYVGPQCETEAPGLNPLCPGVEAKPDPIKGGLRVTNFFTYNCLTDSKDLYSECLRAFWTCPNCDLYMPLTPLERMHHEASCRPAEEKQQPEEEADGGKPGSSSVSSLTRVYHCDICNEDLNLTSTEILKHKRQHMYSAS, translated from the exons ATGGACTCAGACAGGAGGAGAGACAGCCGGagctgggactgggacaggCCGCATTGCCGAGCTCAGCTTGATGAGATATTTTTCCGTAAGCACGACTACATCCAGGCCGGCAGCACCGAACACAAAGAGTTCTGGGCCTTCTTTGACCGCTTTCAGAGATTTAAAATAAAGAGGGAGATGCCTGGTGCAGGCCGAAAAGAGGAGAGAGTGGAGGAGAAAGAGCGGAGAAGGACAAGTGCTGCAGCGGTGGATCTAGGTCTTCCTACAGTGTATGATGCTCGCTACCGGATTAACGTATCCGTGTGCACCGGGGACATAGAGGAGCGTCTGAAAAAATCAGATCATAGAAGCAGTCGGAGATCCTCGGGGCCAGGAACTCAGGAGATCTCAGACTGCCGCCTGGCTCTCCTGCACTTTCTGGACTTCAGTCAGAAACAGAGCTTTGGAAAGCTGGCCAAGCTTCGCCGGGATCAGAAAAACCTGCCTATCTTCCAGTACCGGGATCGGATCGTGGAACTGGTGCGACTTAACCCAGTGGTGGTGGTGGCAGGGGACACAGGCTGTGGTAAATCCACCCAAGTACCTCAGTATCTTCTTTCAGCTGGCTTCAGCCACATCTCCTGCACTCAGCCCCGGCGTATTGCATGCATATCCCTCGCAAAGAGAGTCAGCTTTGAGAGCCTGAACCAGTACGGCTCAAAG GTGGGGTACCAAATCCGCTTTGAGACCACTCGGACCACAGCCACTAAACTGATCTTCCTGACTGAGGGGCTGCTGCTCCggcagatccaacaggacaagacGCTGGCTCAGTACCAAGTCATGATCGTAGACGAGGTCCATGAGAGACACCTACACTGTGACTTCCTCCTTGGGGTCCTACGCTCTCTGCTGGCTGACCGCCCAGACCTGCGCCTCATCCTCATGTCGGCCACCATCAACATCAAACTCTTCTCTGAATACTTTAATAGTGCTCCTGTTCTGCAGGTACCTGGCAGGCTGTTTCCCATTCAG GTGACGTACCAGCCCATTCCAGCTGAGGAGCAGCCCTCACGCTCAGAGAAACTGGATCCCCGACCGTACCTGCGCATCCTGCAGGGCATCGATCAGCGTTACCCTCCAGAGGAGCGTGGAGACCTGCTCGTCTTCCTCAGTGGTGTGGCGGAGATCTCCACCATCCAGGAGGCCTGTCAGATTTATGCCACTCACACCCGTCGCTGGATAGTCTTACCACTGCACAGCACGCTCTCGCTTGCTCAGCAGGACAAG GTGTTTGATATTGCTCCTCCTGGTGTGAGAAAGTGCATCATCTCTACCAATATTGCTGAGACCTCTGTTACAATAGATGGGGTGCGCTTTGTTGTTGACTCAG GAAAGGTGAAGGAAATGAGTTTTGATCCTAAGGCAAAGATGCAGCGTCTACAAGAGTTCTGGATCAGCCGAGCCAGCTCTGAGCAGAGAAAAGGTCGAGCCGGTCGCACGGGACCAGGTGTGTGTTACCGCCTGTACGCCGAGTCGGACTACGATGCCTTCGCACCGTATCCTGTGCCTGAAATCCACAGAGTGGCTCTGGACTCCCTCATTCTTCAG ATGAAGAGCATGGATCTTGGAGATCCActttcttttgtctttattGATCCACCTCCAGCTGCTAGCATCCAGACTGCAGTTACTTATCTGAAGGAACAGGGAGCACTCGACAGCCGTGGTGAGCTGACCTCTATTGGCAGTTTGCTGGCAAAGCTGCCTGTTGATGTGGTCATAG GAAAGATGCTGGTGCTCGGCTCTGTGTTCAACTTAGTGGAGCCCGTTTTGACCGTAGCAGCCGCCCTCAGTGTTCAGTCACCGTTCCTACGCAGCTCACAGCACAACCCAGACTGTGCCACCGCCCGCCAGCCCCTGCACAGCAACCAAGGAGACCCCTTTACTCTCCTCAACACCTTCAATGCATGGGTGGAG GTAAAAGGAGAAAGAGGTGGGGCCTCAAGGAAGTGGTGCAGGAGGAGAGGCCTGGAGGAGCAGCGACTGTATGAGATGGTCAACCTACGCAGACAGTTCAAG gaCTTGTTGAGGAGCCATGGCCTCCTGGAATCAGAGGACAGTGCTCCCTCTGGTGGTGACCGCTGGCATCGCAGGGGGAGGTTGACTGAGAGGAAGAAGCTCCATCAGCTGAAGAGGGATCACGAGCAGCAGGAGGGGAGCAAACGTAAAGTCCTGAGGCTGGAAGAGGGCCAGGATGGAGAGTTTTCCTCGGGATCCGACACCGAGACAACAGGCAAAGGCAAGAAGAACAAGGAGGGACCGGGACAGAACGTGGACATTCAG GAGGTGAAGTTCAAATTGCGTCACAACGTGTCGGAGCTGCAGGAGGCGGTCAACGTCAGCCAGGACTTGTCCTCCCGCCAGCAGGCtttgctgaagctgctgctgtgcaGGGGCCTCTACCCTCAGCTGGCTCTGCCCGACGAGCACAACTCCACCCGCAAAGACTCCGAGCAG GTGTTTCACACGAGGAATAAGCAGGGAGTGGTGATCCACCCGACCAGTGTGTTCGCAAGTGATCCAGAGGTGTTGCATGTGCCGGAGGATGAGAACAGAGAGATGG GACCTGATAGGAAGGACAGCAGCAGACACCAGCTGCTAGCCTTTGTCACTCTGTTGGAGACCAACAGGCCATATTTGTCCAACTGCGTGCGGGTCCCAGCCCTGCAG GCTGTGATGCTGGTTGCAAACTCTGTGGACACCAACGCAGACTGTACGCGGCTGGTGGTGGACGGCTGGttggagctggagctgaagGAGCCGGGGGAGGCCCTGAGGATTCTGTCCACAGCCCTCACCCTCAGGTCTGAGTGGGAGCGGctgctgcagacccagctggacCCCACAGTCCAGGGGATGTCCCGCAGAGACACGGAGAAGCTGGGCGGAGAGCTGGTCCGCTTCCTGCTCTACACAGAG GTTAGTTACAGCTTACGGAGACTCGCAGCTTTCCAGACCCAGAACCTGTACGTCGGCCCTCAGTGTGAGACCGAGGCCCCGGGTCTAAACCCACTGTGTCCAGGAGTGGAGGCCAAACCAGACCCCATCAAAGGAGGCCTGCGTGTGACCAACTTCTTCACCTACAACTGTCTGACC GATTCAAAGGATCTCTACAGTGAATGTTTACGCGCTTTCTGGACTTGTCCTAACTGTGACCTCTACATGCCTCTGACCCCGCTGGAGCGCATGCACCACGAAGCTTCCTGCAGGCCCGCTGaagaaaagcagcagccagaggAAG AAGCAGACGGTGGAAAGCCGGGCTCCTCCTCGGTGTCTAGTCTCACCAGAGTTTATCACTGTGACATCTGTAATGAAGACCTGAACCTGACCTCCACTGAAATCCTCAAACATAAAAGGCAGCACATGTATTCAGCCAG CTAA
- the spred3 gene encoding sprouty-related, EVH1 domain-containing protein 3, whose translation MEGDVRVRAVVMTRDDSSGGWVQLGGGGLSHVVICKGRSQDGRGRREYIIRGERLRDRAPVLECAVQRGLVYNKVNPIFHHWRVEDRKFGLTFQSPADAISFENGLQAVIDKLDRGSDSPSSSTPEEADTEDDGQASHTGSESSSNSRKEMLPKPITIVTSESSSTCFVRPEEFSFGSSHAVTTHTPAQIHTRPGQHQLSQMTTVLNPPAPPPPPPAPPTPPVGPPASSPLSPLSPTISLLEEGDLRSVDPCKDLWGSRGYEDYRRAGATRTMVGGLTGGVVVGGGGSLQDKSELCVVRFEKELAGVGTAGCEVTVSLDSKASQRLSSSSPTCVSMPNAVSGVSSGAGSPQETGKGSPSPCCIHTSLATPRSRTRKRGGGASGGGDPGVISPDDDSPCPQASSSCSSRCVYCRSVFSASENGRGRCRDAPDPALHCLRQWTCVWCAESLLYHCMSDSEGEFWEPCSCDDSLGGHPHPLCCARWLALVALSLFVPCMCCYLPLRACLRCGERCGCCGGKHKAVR comes from the exons TGTGCGTGTTCGTGCCGTGGTGATGACACGCGATGACTCCAGTGGCGGCTGGGTGCAACTTGGAGGTGGCGGCCTCAGTCATGTGGTCATATGTAAGGGGCGGAGTCAGGACGGCAGGGGGCGGAGGGAATACATCATACGCGGAGAACGGCTGCGAGATCGAGca CCGGTGTTGGAGTGTGCTGTGCAGAGGGGCTTAGTGTACAACAAGGTGAATCCCATCTTCCATCACTGGCGAGTAGAGGACCGAAAGTTTGGCCTCACATTCCAGAGTCCCGCCGATGCCATCTCCTTTGAGAACGGGCTGCAGGCTGTCATAGACAAGCTCGACAGAG GCTCCGACTCGCCCTCGTCCTCTACCCCAGAAGAGGCCGACACTGAGGATGACGGACAAGCT TCCCATACAGGAAGCGAGTCTTCATCCAACAGCAGAAAGGAGATGCTTCCCAAACCCATCACCATAGTGACAAGCGAGTCCTCGTCGACCTGTTTCGTGCGGCCGGAGGAGTTTAGCTTTGGATCCAGCCATGCTGTCACCACTCACACACCTGCccag ATCCACACCAGGCCGGGACAGCACCAGCTCTCACAAATGACAACCGTGTTGAATCCCCCCGCGCCTCCGCCCCCACCCCCTGCTCCACCCACTCCTCCTGTGGGCCCCCCAGCCTCCTCACCTCTGTCCCCCCTGTCGCCCACGATTTCGCTGCTGGAAGAGGGAGACCTGCGCAGTGTGGACCCCTGCAAAGATCTGTGGGGCTCTCGAGGTTATGAGGACTACAGACGCGCCGGGGCAACAAGGACTATGGTTGGGGGGCTGACGGGGGGTGTGGTTGTTGGAGGCGGAGGGAGCCTGCAGGACAAGTCGGAGCTGTGCGTGGTTCGCTTCGAGAAGGAGCTGGCAGGCGTGGGGACCGCCGGCTGCGAGGTGACCGTGAGCCTGGACAGTAAAGCCTCCCAGCGTCTGTCCTCGTCGTCGCCCACCTGCGTGTCGATGCCCAACGCCGTGTCGGGGGTGTCATCAGGCGCCGGCTCGCCCCAGGAGACGGGCAAAGGCTCGCCCTCTCCCTGCTGCATCCACACCTCGCTGGCCACGCCTCGTTCGCGGACTCgtaagagaggaggaggggccaGCGGCGGCGGCGACCCGGGGGTCATTTCTCCTGACGACGACAGTCCGTGCCCTCAGGCCTCATCCTCGTGCTCGTCTCGCTGCGTGTACTGCCGCTCCGTTTTCAGCGCCTCGGAGAACGGGCGGGGCCGCTGCAGGGACGCCCCGGACCCGGCGCTGCACTGCCTGCGCCAGTGGACCTGTGTGTGGTGCGCAGAGAGTCTGCTCTACCACTGCATGTCGGACTCTGAGGGAGAGTTCTGGGAGCCTTGTTCTTGTGACGACTCTTTGGGGGGTCACCCGCACCCCCTTTGCTGTGCCCGCTGGTTGGCCCTCGTGGCCCTGTCGCTCTTCGTGCCCTGCATGTGCTGCTACCTGCCTTTGCGCGCCTGCCTGCGATGTGGGGAGAGGTGTGGCTGCTGTGGGGGAAAGCACAAAGCGGTCCGATGA